In one Lolium rigidum isolate FL_2022 chromosome 3, APGP_CSIRO_Lrig_0.1, whole genome shotgun sequence genomic region, the following are encoded:
- the LOC124695423 gene encoding peroxisomal membrane protein 11-3-like, producing MASVSDPRTRKPAAAAAARAPPRDFLAHLEAYLARRDGVDKLLKISRYAARLALAAGPPLPPAASARLKAFESSVGLSRKAFRLGKFVQDVNALRAGPLPLPPPLVLLAYGGEGVYYFLEQFVWLAKAGLLPAHLLPHLQRLSAWAELLGYVGSITIKLKEVAKMESSINTMRLKQGCGEEENEAVRTIQGKLLLKRLSVVQDVADAFMALGDVTDGKGMLGSSTLTASAGLLSALISTHKNWKSC from the coding sequence ATGGCCTCCGTCTCCGACCCTCGCACCCgcaagcccgccgccgccgccgccgcgcgcgcgcctcCGCGGGACTTCCTGGCCCACCTGGAGGCCTACCTGGCCCGCCGCGACGGCGTCGACAAGCTGCTCAAGATCTCGCGCTACGCCGCGCGCCTCGCGCTCGCCGCGGGGCCTCCTCTACCCCCGGCCGCCTCCGCGCGGCTCAAGGCCTTCGAGTCCAGCGTCGGGCTCAGCCGCAAGGCCTTCCGCCTCGGCAAGTTCGTGCAGGACGTCAACGCCCTCcgcgccggccccctccctctcccgccGCCCCTCGTGCTCCTCGCCTACGGCGGCGAGGGCGTCTACTACTTCCTCGAGCAGTTCGTCTGGCTCGCCAAGGCCGGCCTCCTGCCCGCGCACCTCCTCCCGCACCTCCAGCGCCTCAGCGCCTGGGCCGAGCTGCTCGGCTACGTCGGCTCCATCACAATCAAACTCAAAGAAGTGGCCAAGATGGAGTCCTCCATCAACACGATGCGGCTCAAGCAGGGCTGCGGGGAGGAGGAAAACGAGGCCGTGAGGACTATTCAGGGGAAGCTGCTGCTGAAGCGGCTCTCCGTTGTGCAGGACGTGGCGGACGCGTTCATGGCGCTAGGGGACGTCACGGACGGGAAGGGGATGCTCGGTAGCTCCACGCTCACCGCGTCCGCCGGACTGCTGTCGGCGCTCATCAGCACGCACAAGAACTGGAAGTCTTGCTGA